From a single Aspergillus puulaauensis MK2 DNA, chromosome 2, nearly complete sequence genomic region:
- a CDS encoding RidA family protein (COG:J;~EggNog:ENOG410PQ35;~InterPro:IPR006175,IPR035959;~PFAM:PF01042) — MSTPRQVVHAPGAPKPNGNYSHAIRAKNGTLYLAGWMGDDPETGKIVPGGIEAQTERAILNIKTCLEAAGSSLDNVISRRMYIIPLKEDFRKVAATWDKYFPGPSSVSTCIGVTALAKEGALVELEVVAEC, encoded by the exons ATGTCGACTCCGCGACAAGTAGTCCACGCCCCAGGCGCACCCAAGCCTAATGGGAATTATAGCCATGCGATCAGAGCAAAGAACGGCACGCTTTACCTCGCCGGCTGGATGGGCGACGACCCAGAAACTGGGAAGATTGTCCCTGGTGGGATTGAGGCACAGACA GAACGCGCTATCTTGAATATAAAGACTTGTCTGGAGGCCGCCGGGTCGTCCTTGGACAATGTTATTTCACGGAGGATGTATATTATCCCTCTGAAGGAAGATTTCAGGAAGGTGGCGGCCACCTGGGACAA ATACTTCCCAGGGCCCTCTTCCGTGTCTACTTGCATAGGT GTCACTGCACTCGCAAAGGAGGGTGCGCTTGTTGAGCTTGAAGTGGTTGCTGAGTGCTAG
- a CDS encoding uncharacterized protein (COG:I;~EggNog:ENOG410QA0R;~InterPro:IPR002018,IPR029058;~MEROPS:MER0030934;~PFAM:PF00135) — MALRNRRPQLYNTRKRPQEYEMDHLTEGFLIQTTTGKLQGVLEEDTIAFHKVPYAQPPVGPLRFRAPRPTTWTNIRYAAKAGPGSYQLSSSNKEALQELVQQLGPRVPGEYPLPPGFAQSYDHPESSEDCLYLEIWLPKGKRENLSTFVYYHGGANMISSGGMHLERPTKLCAQHNIIVVRPSYRLGALGWVHFGLFSDEFPEAVNLGVQDQIAALRWIHDNIRCFGGDPGHITVGGESCGATAVSHLLTYPPTQPIIRRAIMQSLSPYNNWCTQDKPEATTVAKMYMDLLKIDDPAALHAIHPLKLIAAHQVLVRLFPPDHAMAWRPLGAVVDGNFVPEHPSHYLSTKPYPRPDFELMLGTAKDEWTLYRGQTKTARRGTEADVITAISRVFGHDSKYVFERFQKLYPGRSPGHLYCDIMGTVMFQFPTIAVARNMAETGTPVYFFQFSYDSPGLDGTLRALHTGDMLFQWGNCSQAGINSWVAWRGLKPGDVEPTAKVIGELYAKFIRFGDPGRPWTSFDGENNAVLWFGKEVETRQDIFTGKWEIFNDVGIYDVQGLGERLTRSLFDALSKINIADVRPES; from the coding sequence ATGGCCCTCAGAAACCGACGGCCCCAACTGTACAATACACGCAAACGACCCCAAGAATACGAGATGGACCACCTTACCGAAGGTTTTCTCATACAAACGACCACTGGCAAGCTCCAAGGCGTACTTGAGGAAGACACCATTGCCTTCCACAAAGTTCCTTACGCCCAACCCCCCGTCGGACCACTCCGCTTCAGGGCACCACGCCCAACAACCTGGACAAATATACGATATGCTGCAAAGGCCGGCCCCGGGTCCTACCAACTGAGCTCCTCAAACAAGGAAGCGCTGCAGGAGCTCGTGCAGCAATTGGGCCCACGGGTGCCAGGGGAGTATCCCCTACCACCGGGCTTTGCACAATCCTACGACCATCCCGAGTCCAGTGAGGATTGCCTCTATCTCGAGATTTGGCTGCCCAAGGGCAAGCGTGAGAATCTTTCTACGTTTGTATACTACCATGGTGGGGCGAACATGATAAGCTCCGGAGGCATGCACCTGGAGCGTCCGACCAAGCTGTGCGCCCAGCACAATATCATTGTAGTCCGGCCATCGTACCGCCTGGGCGCCTTGGGCTGGGTACACTTTGGTTTGTTTAGTGATGAGTTTCCGGAAGCAGTCAATCTGGGTGTGCAGGATCAGATTGCTGCATTGAGGTGGATTCATGACAATATCCGCTGTTTCGGCGGCGACCCTGGCCACATCACAGTCGGGGGCGAATCCTGCGGTGCAACGGCCGTATCACATCTTCTAACTTATCCTCCTACCCAGCCGATCATTCGTCGAGCCATCATGCAGTCTCTAAGCCCCTACAACAACTGGTGCACCCAGGACAAGCCAGAAGCCACCACCGTTGCAAAGATGTACATGGATCTTCTTAAGATCGACGACCCAGCAGCGCTCCATGCTATTCATCCTCTAAAGCTTATTGCCGCCCATCAGGTCCTCGTGCGCCTTTTCCCACCCGACCACGCCATGGCTTGGAGACCACTCGGCGCTGTGGTGGACGGCAACTTCGTTCCCGAGCATCCCTCACACTACCTATCCACGAAGCCCTATCCCCGGCCCGACTTCGAGCTTATGCTCGGCACCGCAAAGGATGAGTGGACACTTTACCGAGGCCAAACAAAGACGGCCCGCCGTGGAACTGAAGCCGATGTAATCACAGCTATATCGCGGGTTTTCGGACATGATTCCAAGTACGTGTTCGAAAGATTCCAGAAGCTCTATCCAGGCAGGTCGCCTGGTCATCTATATTGCGATATCATGGGAACAGTCATGTTCCAGTTCCCGACTATCGCAGTCGCGCGCAATATGGCCGAAACTGGCACGCCTGTATACTTCTTCCAGTTTTCGTATGATTCGCCTGGTCTTGATGGTACACTCAGGGCCCTTCATACAGGCGATATGTTGTTCCAATGGGGGAATTGCAGCCAGGCGGGAATCAACAGTTGGGTGGCTTGGCGAGGACTTAAGCCAGGAGACGTGGAGCCTACAGCGAAGGTGATCGGCGAGTTGTATGCAAAATTCATCAGATTTGGAGATCCGGGTCGTCCATGGACTAGCTTTGACGGGGAGAATAATGCGGTGTTGTGGTTTGGGAAAGAAGTTGAAACAAGGCAGGATATATTTACAGGGAAGTGGGAGATATTCAACGATGTCGGTATCTATGACGTGCAGGGACTAGGCGAAAGACTAACTCGAAGTCTGTTCGACGCACTATCGAAAATAAATATTGCTGATGTTCGGCCTGAGTCTTGA
- the MT1 gene encoding sphingolipid C9-methyltransferase 1 (COG:M;~EggNog:ENOG410PFZI;~InterPro:IPR029063;~PFAM:PF02353,PF08241,PF13649,PF13489;~TransMembrane:2 (o58-78i85-104o)): MGTDSKGAELAGDISFIETPPAQPAQFETGQDCGIAPTKAAAINNPPLAADGPGNESFSNLVLGAVLTGVPAFLTYLFGGGLKTFVFFALLSVLPLLVAFWTYVSTYSPRTNEKVKLPGRPVEHYITFKREEDKAKWHGRNKVPLQTFAEMYLDGLVDFKGDVLEVLEYRHDWASFAFTWQLFKFIVGTFFVDVLFHTKAQDEEQIRPNYDSGNDHYAWFLGPRMIYTSGIISDVEKEETLEEMQDNKMAVVCEKIGLKEGETMLDIGCGWGTLAKFASVNYGAKVTGVTIAENQTAWARDGLLKAGVSEDQSRILCMDYRDIPNTKFDKITQLEMGEHVGIRKLTGFFRQCYDMLNDDGSMYVQLSGLRQAWQYEDFIWGLYLNKYIFRGADASTPLWYYVKCLEAAGFEIKGIDTVGVHYSGTLWRWYRNWVGNVEAIKAKYGPRWYRIWELFLAWSVIASRQGSATCYQMVVVKNLNSTHRINGVPSQYGLTGALEASRKAGKSRLP; this comes from the exons ATGGGCACCGATTCTAAGGGTGCCGAGCTTGCGGGCGACATATCCTTCATCGAGACTCCGCCTGCTCAGCCCGCTCAATTCGAGACCGGCCAGGACTGCGGAATTGCCCCGACCAAG GCTGCAGCTATCAACAACCCGCCATTGGCTGCTGATGGCCCTGGAAAcgagagcttctccaaccTCGTCCTAGGTGCTGTCCTCACCGGTGTCCCTGCCTTCCTCACCTACCTGTTCGGCGGTGGATTGAAGACCTTTGTGTTTTTCGCCCTCCTCTCTGTCCTTCCCCTGTTGGTCGCCTTTTGGACCTACGTTTCCACCTACAGCCCCCGCACCAACGAGAAAGTTAAGCTCCCTGGCCGACCTGTCGAACACTACATCACCTTCAAGCGTGAAGAGGACAAGGCGAAATGGCACGGACGGAACAAGGTCCCCCTGCAGACCTTCGCTGAGATGTACCTCGACGGACTGGTTGACTTCAAGGGCGATGTCCTCGAAGTTCTTGAGTACCGCCACGACTGGGCAAGCTTCGCTTTCACCTGGCAGCTATTCAAGTTCATCGTCGGCACCTTCTTTGTTGATGTGCTGTTCCACACCAAggcccaggatgaggagCAGATCCGCCCCAACTACGACAGCGGCAACGACCACTACGCCTGGTTCCTCGGCCCTCGCATGATCTACACCTCGGGCATCATCTCGGAtgtcgagaaggaggaaactCTCGAGGAGATGCAGGATAACAAGATGGCAGTGGTGTGTGAGAAGATCGGACTCAAGGAAGGCGAGACCATGCTTGACATTGGCTGCGGCTGGGGAACCCTTGCCAAGTTTGCCAGTGTCAACTACGGTGCCAAGGTCACCGGAGTCACCATCGCTGAGAACCAGACCGCCTGGGCTCGCGACGGTCTCCTGAAGGCTGGCGTTTCTGAAGACCAGAGCCGTATTCTCTGCATGGACTACCGTGATATCCCCAACACCAAGTTCGACAAGATCACTCAGCTCGAGATGGGTGAGCACGTTGGTATTCGCAAGCTTACTGGGTTCTTCCGTCAGTGCTACGACATGCTTAACGACGATGGATCCATGTACGTTCAGCTCTCTGGTCTGAGACAGGCCTGGCAATACGAGGATTTCATCTGGGGTCTGTACTTGAACAAGTACATCTTCCGTGGCGCCGACGCCTCTACCCCTCTCTGGTATTACGTCAAGTGCTTGGAAGCAGCCGGATTCGAAATCAAGGG AATTGATACCGTCGGTGTCCACTACTCCGGAACTCTGTGGAGATGGTACCGCAACTGGGTTGGCAATGTCGaagccatcaaggccaagtaCGGCCCAAGATGGTACAGG ATCTGGgaactcttcctcgcctggtCCGTCATCGCCTCCCGCCAGGGCTCTGCCACCTGCTACCAGATGGTTGTTGTCAAGAACCTGAACTCGACGCACCGCATCAACGGGGTTCCCTCTCAGTACGGCCTCACCGGTGCCCTCGAGGCCAGCAGGAAGGCGGGCAAGTCTCGCCTGCCTTAG